Proteins from one Planctomyces sp. SH-PL62 genomic window:
- a CDS encoding FHA domain-containing serine/threonine-protein kinase, translating to MGLLLRVTTGPHAGEERRIDQTDELVVGRSSRAAFPMVRDLLLSRDHFRIEKSGRAYHLVDLGSTNGTKVNGLRVERVPLREGDVIIAGQSSFDVVDSGTRNGGPPLANCAACGGRIAPPAPGDSQSGEQTGVLFRDRIAAVDARLCEECRAKRRQFPETDPDYLIEELIGEGGMGEVYRASQLSANRRVAIKMMRANSAADDKAFGYFQREIRVLKDLLTPGGKGHPGIVEFYDLFEVDGHYQLIMEYVDGKNALEWARQYQPLPISTVVQIGRQLLSALSYAHGKGYVHRDVKPSNLLVMGPVHRPRVKLSDFGLAKSFAEGNLFSTMTRQGDVGGSTGFLSPDHIREFRDVKEPADIYSAGATLYYLLTNEYPYYGFNPRQANSYELILESPPIPLRAFRPDAPEELERILQKALQKQPRARWRSAQAMSEALQELLSSTHS from the coding sequence ATGGGCCTGCTGCTGCGCGTGACGACCGGGCCTCACGCCGGTGAGGAGCGGCGGATCGATCAAACCGATGAACTGGTCGTCGGCCGCTCGTCTCGCGCCGCATTCCCCATGGTCCGGGACCTCCTGCTCTCTCGCGACCATTTCCGAATCGAGAAGAGCGGCCGCGCCTATCACCTCGTCGACCTGGGGAGCACCAACGGCACCAAGGTCAACGGACTTCGCGTCGAGCGCGTCCCTCTCCGCGAGGGAGACGTGATCATCGCCGGCCAGAGTTCCTTCGACGTCGTGGACTCCGGCACCCGCAACGGCGGCCCCCCGCTGGCCAACTGCGCCGCCTGCGGGGGCCGGATCGCCCCCCCGGCCCCGGGAGACTCCCAGTCCGGCGAGCAGACCGGCGTCCTGTTCCGCGACCGGATCGCGGCCGTCGACGCCCGTCTTTGCGAGGAGTGTCGGGCCAAACGGCGTCAGTTCCCGGAGACCGATCCGGACTATCTCATCGAAGAGCTGATCGGCGAGGGGGGCATGGGCGAGGTCTACCGCGCCAGCCAACTCTCCGCGAATCGACGCGTGGCAATCAAGATGATGCGCGCCAACTCCGCGGCCGACGACAAGGCCTTCGGCTACTTCCAGCGCGAGATCCGGGTCCTCAAGGACCTGCTGACCCCCGGCGGCAAGGGCCACCCCGGCATCGTCGAATTCTACGACCTGTTCGAGGTGGACGGCCACTACCAGCTCATCATGGAGTACGTAGACGGCAAGAACGCCCTGGAGTGGGCCCGGCAGTACCAACCGCTGCCGATCTCCACCGTCGTGCAGATCGGTCGGCAACTCCTCTCCGCCCTGTCCTACGCGCACGGCAAGGGGTACGTCCACCGCGACGTCAAGCCGTCGAACCTGCTGGTGATGGGGCCGGTGCATCGCCCCAGGGTGAAGCTCTCGGACTTCGGGCTCGCCAAGAGCTTCGCCGAGGGGAACCTGTTCTCCACCATGACCCGCCAGGGGGACGTCGGCGGCTCCACCGGCTTCCTCTCCCCGGATCACATCCGCGAATTCCGCGACGTCAAGGAACCGGCCGACATCTACAGCGCCGGCGCCACCCTGTATTACCTGCTGACCAACGAATACCCTTATTACGGATTCAACCCCCGACAGGCCAACTCCTACGAGCTGATCCTGGAGTCCCCCCCCATCCCCCTCCGCGCGTTCCGCCCCGACGCCCCCGAGGAACTCGAACGGATCCTCCAGAAGGCCCTCCAAAAACAGCCCCGCGCCCGCTGGAGATCGGCCCAGGCGATGAGCGAAGCCCTGCAAGAACTGCTGTCCTCCACCCATTCCTGA
- a CDS encoding AMP-binding protein translates to MFRPLSPLPAEWRSLLHAFVIRARRTPSRLAMRDSMGAKLTYGATLMRAAALSRVLARELGDEEYVGLMLPPMVPSAVANLALGMLGKIAVNLNYTTNQAMVDSAVEQCGIRKVITSHRVLEKCPIRPSAELLMLEDVPAKVRISDKLFAATVAKAVPTSQLGRFLSGLRTRNLDDLATVIFTSGSTGDPKGVMLTHRNILSNVRQIDEQVDMAEREMILGILPFFHSFGYTIGLWTALVLGKTVVYHVNPLDARTIGKLCEEHDVTLIAGTPSFTRMYLKACRPEQFKALKHLLLGAEKLKDETYREIKAILGIEPMQGYGTTELSPVVSVNVPAEKTLPDGRALYANRPGSVGLPVPGTLVKTVDPETAADLAPGATGLICVKGPQVMRGYLHKPEATDKVLKDGWYSTGDLGFVDDDGFLTITDRLSRFSKIAGEMVPHVGVESAIMAAANVDEHQVAVTSVPDARHGERLRVLYTELGGATPDEIHHRLVEAGVPRLWIPSVRDFIRIDEIPITGTGKIDLRAMRDLAVDQPVA, encoded by the coding sequence ATTTTCAGGCCGCTTTCCCCCCTGCCCGCCGAGTGGCGTTCGCTCCTGCACGCGTTCGTGATACGGGCTCGACGGACCCCCTCCCGGCTCGCGATGCGAGACAGCATGGGAGCCAAGCTGACCTACGGCGCGACGCTGATGCGGGCCGCGGCCCTCAGTCGCGTCCTCGCCCGGGAGCTGGGAGACGAGGAGTACGTCGGCCTGATGCTGCCGCCGATGGTGCCGTCGGCGGTCGCGAACCTGGCGCTCGGGATGCTGGGGAAGATCGCGGTCAACCTGAACTACACCACGAACCAGGCGATGGTCGATTCCGCGGTCGAGCAGTGCGGCATTCGGAAGGTGATCACCTCGCATCGAGTCCTGGAGAAGTGCCCCATCCGGCCCTCGGCCGAGCTGCTGATGCTGGAGGACGTCCCGGCCAAGGTGCGGATCTCGGACAAGCTCTTCGCGGCGACGGTCGCGAAGGCCGTCCCCACCTCGCAACTGGGACGCTTCCTGTCCGGTCTGCGGACGCGGAACCTGGACGACCTGGCGACGGTGATCTTCACGTCCGGCTCGACCGGAGACCCCAAGGGGGTCATGCTCACCCACCGGAACATCCTGAGCAACGTCCGCCAGATCGACGAACAGGTCGACATGGCCGAGCGCGAGATGATCCTGGGGATCCTGCCGTTCTTCCACTCGTTCGGCTACACGATCGGGCTCTGGACGGCCCTGGTCCTCGGCAAGACGGTGGTCTACCACGTCAACCCGCTCGACGCTCGGACGATCGGCAAGCTCTGCGAGGAGCACGACGTCACGCTGATCGCGGGGACGCCCTCGTTCACCAGGATGTACCTGAAGGCCTGCCGCCCCGAGCAGTTCAAGGCCCTGAAGCACCTGCTGCTGGGGGCCGAGAAGCTCAAGGACGAGACCTACCGCGAGATCAAGGCGATCCTCGGCATCGAGCCCATGCAAGGCTACGGCACGACCGAGCTGTCGCCGGTGGTCTCGGTCAACGTCCCGGCCGAGAAGACGCTCCCCGACGGCCGCGCGCTCTACGCGAACCGGCCGGGGAGCGTGGGCCTCCCCGTGCCGGGCACCCTGGTCAAGACCGTCGACCCCGAAACCGCCGCCGACCTGGCCCCGGGGGCGACCGGGCTGATCTGCGTGAAGGGGCCCCAGGTGATGCGGGGCTACCTCCACAAGCCCGAGGCCACGGACAAGGTGCTCAAGGACGGCTGGTACTCCACGGGCGACCTGGGGTTCGTGGACGACGACGGATTCCTCACGATCACCGACCGCCTCAGCCGGTTCTCGAAGATCGCCGGCGAGATGGTCCCCCACGTCGGCGTCGAGTCGGCGATCATGGCGGCGGCCAACGTCGACGAGCATCAGGTCGCCGTCACGTCCGTCCCCGACGCCAGGCACGGCGAACGGCTCCGCGTCCTCTACACCGAGTTGGGAGGGGCGACCCCGGACGAGATCCACCATCGGCTCGTGGAGGCCGGCGTCCCCCGGCTCTGGATCCCCTCGGTCCGCGACTTCATCCGGATCGACGAGATCCCCATCACCGGCACCGGCAAGATCGATCTCCGCGCCATGCGCGACCTGGCGGTGGATCAGCCCGTCGCCTGA
- a CDS encoding FHA domain-containing protein translates to MPAPGRPSPKPPPDFAGTLIESEDEIRQALLARLGTAGPAAPAPAATESAPVAGREPRRLAERGGAAEPFRPTSRPTTPRLTICDDGRNDGEVIRIRRPRFVIGRVEGDLTIPIDGRISSRHVEIALQSIGGVDRWVLADLQSRHGLFVRVSRADLKDRSEFLVGGGRYMFHGPSAEPPARPSASATAMAATFDETQGWGDRREPVALPSLAEVSQDGAGERKLLIQPEYWIGSDPKCAIQRPGDPFCEPRHARIYREPGGSWRVEHDRTANGLWLRMSRVVVAAAVRFQIGEQRFQLQVP, encoded by the coding sequence ATGCCTGCGCCTGGTCGGCCCTCCCCGAAACCTCCACCGGATTTCGCCGGGACGCTGATCGAGAGCGAGGACGAGATCCGTCAGGCCCTTCTCGCCCGCCTGGGTACGGCAGGACCTGCCGCGCCGGCGCCGGCCGCGACCGAGTCGGCCCCCGTCGCCGGTCGAGAACCCCGCCGGCTCGCCGAACGAGGAGGAGCCGCGGAGCCCTTCCGCCCGACCTCGCGACCGACGACGCCCCGGCTGACGATCTGCGACGACGGCCGGAACGACGGCGAGGTGATCCGCATCCGCCGCCCTCGATTCGTGATCGGCCGGGTCGAGGGGGACCTGACCATCCCCATCGACGGGCGGATCTCGTCGCGCCACGTCGAGATCGCCCTGCAATCGATCGGTGGGGTCGACCGTTGGGTCCTCGCCGACCTCCAAAGTCGACACGGGCTGTTCGTGCGCGTGAGCCGCGCCGATCTCAAAGACCGGTCGGAGTTCCTGGTCGGCGGCGGCCGGTACATGTTCCACGGGCCTTCCGCCGAGCCCCCGGCGCGACCCAGCGCCTCGGCGACGGCCATGGCGGCGACTTTCGACGAAACCCAGGGCTGGGGCGATCGACGCGAGCCGGTCGCCCTCCCCTCGCTCGCCGAGGTGAGCCAGGACGGCGCCGGCGAGCGCAAGCTCCTGATCCAGCCCGAATACTGGATCGGCTCGGACCCGAAGTGCGCGATCCAACGCCCCGGCGACCCATTCTGCGAACCTCGCCACGCCCGGATCTACCGGGAACCCGGCGGGAGCTGGCGCGTCGAACACGACCGGACGGCGAACGGCCTCTGGCTCCGCATGTCCCGGGTAGTCGTCGCCGCCGCCGTCCGCTTCCAGATCGGTGAGCAGAGGTTCCAGCTCCAGGTGCCGTGA